The Montipora foliosa isolate CH-2021 unplaced genomic scaffold, ASM3666993v2 scaffold_485, whole genome shotgun sequence DNA segment TGTGGCGTGTTCAGTTTTCAGGCAGAACGCAGAgagaacttgaatctcctgtgaAAAGCAGCTGAGTCAGACACACAACTCGGCATGTCTGTTTCCTTCAAAACACACCACACCACAGCTTTCTGGTCTTCTGATAAGTAGCTTTAGACATATTGCAAGTGATATTTCGAATAAATCAACGTAACTTTACTTACCTTTGGGAAAACAACGAAGACTCAGCCGATTCTTTAAATAAAATACTAGtaagcagcacacagcaacagatcttttatctctttgaccGGTTTCGTCTGACTATGCAGACTTCATCAGGCAGTTTGAACAAGGTGGTTAAGAGGAACTTATTTTATACCTTATttacaaagtacaaaattaCGTTCCAGCAAGGAAGTGTACAGCGAAAACCACGTACACAGCAGTACGCGCAGGATATGACTAACATCCTGCATGACGCTGAGAATTGTAATTTTTCGGGCTCACGgataatgacctgcaacctgaacTTTACACCCTGCGGTCGTGTCCCCTCAAACGAGGTGAAAGTAGAGCTAATTCTGGCATAGCGCATAAGTTCGCAGGGCGAAAAGATTTCGATACAAATACTAATAAAGCGGTTTTTGAAATGTAGATTATTGCGGCGTATTGTGCGCAGAATCTTTGAAAAGCAGTAAATCTAAAAAGGCAGACTCATTGATTTCAGTCGTTATCTTAATGCATTCATAGCATCATGAATAGCACTGAGAAATCCCGAGGTCCATCCCAGATAACAAAGATGTCATCGATAAAACGCTTGTTGAGGGTCGGGTTTCCAGAATACAGTTCGATAATGTCCCTCTGATGGATATTGCATAAATGCGTTACCAGCTGTGACTGCGAACGGACTACCCATAGCGATATCGAATGTTTGCTGCTATACACGCATTGCTACTTAATTCGGTTTTAAGGAAATTAGTTTCCAAGATTAATTAACCGAGCTAACTGAACCACGAAAGGGGTTTGTGCCACCTTGCCCTCTCGAAGTAAGAGGTCAAGAGcaataattgctttttttgtgtcAATGTTAGGATAGACCGATGACAGATTCGCCGTGACAAGAAAGCAATGAATGATTTGCCAGTAATCTGAGACCTACGTCTCGGATATACGAAAGAAAGCTGTGCCCTCGTCAAAAGTAGTGATATTGGGTAAAGAATAATGCATTTTCGCCGTGATTTTGTGAGACGTAGAAAACTTATGTTTGTGCGTGAAAATTGTGTGGTTAATGCGATATAATCTATCGATTAACACTCTTTCCGGCTTGCGCAAGATCGATTGTGAAATGTTTAGCTGTATCAAGTACTGTGTGGTCTCGAAAATTTGGTGTAAGTTTGGAGAAATTGACTCACTAAAGCCTTTTCAGTGGTCATTACGTGTGCTGAATACGTTTTCAGAGTCATTAATAGTGCACAGATCTATAAATTAAATCGGGATACGTTCAAGGTTATAATGAGTGCTAAGGTCTGGGAGGTCtcggttttcacgtgacgtcacagtactttccaaatatggacgttcgccatatttgtgcccctcgAAGTGTGAAATTATATGGAAATGTAAGCCTTTTCTGGGTAGTTCTCGCGTTTTTTGAGCTGTTTTGCGGATGTAGTATGGATTTATCCCCGAAAATTGAGGAAGAAGAAATAAAGAAGTTTAGCAGCAAGATTCCTGTGCTTTCAGAGTATGCCACGGCCTTGGAAAGCCATGTAAAGCTGCGATACCTAAAGAAAATTTCGGTTGTAGGTATTGACCCTTTCATTATCCCATATGAGGAGTTCAATCCGGAATGTTTGCCACCAATCGAACAGTCCGATTTATTTGGTTACCTAGTTCTTCAGACAAGCTACTACACGAACGACCAGTTCAAGAATTATAGGAGTCTAGAAGCTTATAATCAAGTTGTGTCAGGGTTTGTGGCTTCGGTAGGTGGAAAGATCATTTCCGGGAAGTACGTTGTTGCAGCTAAAGTGCGACATTCGCAGCGGATGAACGATCCACTCGTGAATGTATGGATTATAACTGAGAGTGAAGGTGCAATAATTTCTGCTCACTGTTCAGGTTGTAAAGCTGGGCTAGGCGAATCATGCTCGCATGTCGCCAGCGCCATGATGTACATCGAATGCTGGGCACGAATCAATGGAAAGATGGCATGCACAGAAGTGAAATGCTCATGGCTCCTGCCAACTTACGTGAATGAGGTAACCTATGAGAGAGTTAGGGATATTGACTTTACCTCTGCGAAAAAGCTCAAAGAAAACCTTGACATTAAAATTGACTCCCTCGATCAACACAAAGCGGCTTCTCGCGAAAGTCAACCAAATTGTCACGCACAAACTGCTATTCCTTCGCAGCTGGCTTCAACAGAGGAAATGAACAAATTTCTGGCTGCACTTAATCTGTGTGAAATAAAACCTGTGGTGCTTAGTGTAATGGACCCATATGCTGAGCAGTTTGTTGTTAAAAGTCGGAATGTGCCAGTCCTATCAGATCTTTATGACCTGAACAATTTAGAACTTGATTATCCAGAATTGTTACAGAAGTGTGTAGGTGTCAAGATTATGTTGTCTGATGAGGACATTAAAGTAGTTGAACAGGACACAAGAGAACAAGCGAAGGGCCCAGGATTCTTTAGACATCGAGCAGGAAGAATCGGAGCCTCTGTAAGTGGTGCTGTCTATCACAGCAATATAGCACAACCTTCACAGTCACTAATAAAGTCTGTTTGTTACCCACATCTGTATAAAGTGAACAGCAAGGCAATTAGACATGGCTGCAAATATGAAGAATATGCTATTAACGCATACAAAACACATATGGAGAAAAGACATGTTAACTTTCAAGTATTAAGATGTGGACTGTTTATTAACAAGCAATATCCATTCCTGCATGCCACACCTGATTTCCTAACTTCTTGTGATTGTTGTGGATTGGGATGTGGTGAAGTAAAATGCCCCATTTGTATCCAAGATGGTGACTTTGACAAATAtgttcaagagaagagctcttgtTTGGAAAAAGTAGATGGTACCTTtatgttgaaaagaaaacacaattatTACTTCCAAGTACAGCAGCAGTTGTTTACTCTGCCAGAGAGAAAGTTTAATGACTTTGTTGTCTGTGCAATTGACTCTGATAAAAATGCACACCTTGTAATTGAGAGAATTTATCCTGACCCGGAGCACTCAAACACAGTCTTACCAAAACTTGAAGCATTTTGGAGAATTTGCATTCTTCCAGAGATCCTGGGGAGATGGTTTACAAGGAGGTGTGATGTGCTTACAAGTGTTCCTAATGACAATGGTATTTGCTTTTGCAGAGgccaaaacagtgaaaatgtggtttctTGTAGTAATGTAGAATGCCCTTACGGAAAGTTTCACATCGCATGTTTATCTCTCAGTGAGGTGCCAACACTGAAATTATGGTACTGCCCGCACTGCTGTAGGCTACCACAGTTTAAGCAAAGCAGAAGGTCAATGAAAGGCAAGCAACCATCTGCAGTGAACCAGGCTGCCATGATGTGTAGCAGCATTTGCATTTGTAATACTAAGGCAACCCCCACTGACAGACTACTAGAGTGCCATGGTACAGCTTGCAAAAAGGGAAAGTTTTTTCATTTGAGTTGTTTGGGGTTTAAAAGAATGCCAAACAATTCTAAGACAACATGGCAGTGTGAGTATTgcagaccaaaaccaaattccAATTCAAAGTTTTTTGAACTTACCACTTCTACTTCTTCTGCTACCCATGCATCCCCAGTAACCCCAATAGCAACAGCTGTGACTGTGGCAAGTGATTCCAATAGTGACAGTGAAGATGAAATTTCCATCACTAAGGAAACAAGAGGCACTGTGGACAAATTTAGGGCCCTAGCAAACCTAGATGATTCAGACTATGACATTATTAATGATTCATCTGGGTGGCTCACCTGTGACATTGTTCAAGCAGTACAAGTGTTACTACAAGAATTAAACCCATTGCTTGAAGGCCTACAGCGTCCAACCCTTGGACCCATACGAAACTTTGATGTAGTTTCAGGGGAATTTATCCAAATTCTCCATACAGGCAGTGATCACTGGGTCTGTGTTAGCTCTATAGGATGTTTGCCTGGGAAGGTACACCTTTATGACAGTTTATTTCATGATGTCATAAGCCAAGAGATAGAGGACCAGACAAATGACTTGCTAAGTGGAAATCTGATTGAACTTCAATTTGTTCCAGTTCAGCAGCAGACTAATAACAGTGACTGTGGGGTGTTTGCAAGTGCCTTTGCTGTTTCTCTTGCTTTGGGGACAAATCCTAAGCATGTAACTTTTTACACTTCTAAAATGCGTCCACATTTAGCAGTCTGTCTCAAGGCACAAAAATTAAGCATGTTTCCTGTTTTTTAACGTTCTTTTTTATTCAGTGACTCAAACCACCTAGTAAAGTTGCTTACTGTATTTGGCCAAACAATTGGACTGAAATATAGctaattgtacatgtaaatatgctTTGGTATCCAGAGCTCTGTTACTGCTCCAGGCCCAGTTCCTGGAAGGCATATTTGGCATGTACTAAGACCAGGAACACCAGAACACTCCAGAACACCCTGGAAcctaaaaccctcaatttgggtAACCCTAGGCCTACctaggccttaagttggtttttaggcctagggttagccaaattgagggttttggttagGGTTACGGTTTTCCGaagtgttccggtgttccggggTGTTCCTATGTTCCGGAATGTTCCGGGGTGTTCcagtgttcctggttttagtacatgctgGCATATTCTGAAATTGGGATAATGTAATTCACAGTATTATTTACCTTTCTATTAGTGTTGTACAGTAATGCTTTTTTGTTATTACAAGTGGATCTCTGAGTAAAGTCTTAAGACTATTTTATTTTGTGGGAGGAAAAGCGGGAAATAATAGTCATAAGCAGGAAATAAATAGTCATTTTACAAAACAAGACAATAATGTTTTTACCCATGCAAGAGCATATAATGACAGAAAACCCCACCCcagtgatatttaacaattattctttgaaatcgaggtgaatagtggcagaatatttaccgatcaagcattattcactccgcagggagtgaataatgctcaattactccgagatagggaaccaatcagattgcttgaaacaccaagaacACTGAGTGAGTTTATACTAATACAACTTATCACTTATTTTTGCATTCTAACAAATTTAAAGGGTAAAATATGGCTATGACTTGTCATTTCAAACCTACAAATGATGACTAACAAAAGGCAGGGCTAATCATAGGGTACTATTGGAGGACATAAATTCACAAGAGCAGAGCAAACCCTTAATATCCGGTCAATTATAGGAACCTGGGAATTTGGTGGTTCATTAGCACTACCCCTAAGAAAGTCTGTTGGTAGGGTACCTTCTAAAATTGTATATTTGTTACGCAGCAGCCCAATCACCCTTTCGACATGAATCCGCACGTTCGCAATTCCTCTGGTCTTTTCAACATCTATTGGGTCAAGTTGTGCCTACCCCTTGGTAAATGCTGGAATAGCAAGTTCAGCCTGTTTTAATCCCACACTCTCACTGATGGTGAAGCCTCTGTCTGCCATGACCATGTCTCCTGGTAAAAGTTTGTTGAGAAATCCACAATTCTCAGTCAGAAACTTGTCAGAAGTTCTACCTCCCCATGCCtcagaaacaaatgaaatagaTCCTTGAGGGGTGATGCCAATTACTACTTTTATGGTGTTATGATGTTTATAGTTACTAAATGTCTGTGCTCTTGCTAGCaagtttgttggtttttcaatgaaaacctCAAAGCAGTCGATGATTACAGTAACCTTGTTGCCAAAGGCATACCTGAAACACATTGGCATTGTTTTCCAGAGATTTTCTCTCTCTGGCCAGTAAACAAGCTTACACAATCTGTAGTCCATGGCAATTATCCACGCCCAGAAGATCCGTGAAACAGTTGCTACCGATACCAAGAAACGGTAGGCCAGATCCTGAAAAGGGACGTTGAGCCGCAGCTTcatcaaaacaataataaattccTGGAATGGATCCAATGTCTGGGTACGTCGACTCACGTAGGGCGCCACGTGGTTCAATGTTGCGACAAGAATTTGgtaggatggtaaccctgtatAAAAGCGAACTTTATCATCTGATCTGAAATATTCTCTGTCCGGAGCTTGATAAGTTGGTCTGTAAAACATATAGGCAAACTCCTCGGTCTGTGTTTCGGCGTCTTTTGACGGCTCTAGGACGTTTTCTTCGGCTTTGTTTTCAGCATCGCTTGTAGCACAACTAGTGGAACAAGAGGGCTCTGATAGCTCCATTTCAGGCGTATTGGCAATTCCAAGACCAGTTTCTTCTTCAACATCTTCTGTTGAGGTACTTGTGTTAGCCTCTGTGAAGTGGAGATCAACAATACGATCGCCACTCACATTTAGATGTTTTCTCTTCTGGGCGACTTCGAGTTCTTGTCGTTCAATGGCGCGTTTCCTGCGTTCTTTCGCTCTTTCAGCCCTTTCTTCTGAagccttctgtttttgatctTTGTGTTCGGCTCCCTTAAATTCCATTTTACCGAGATTTAAAGTTGGAACCCAATCTATATTGTGCTTGTCCCATGTAGCTGCAGGCTTCCCTGAAACGAAATGGCGATCACAGACACGCTCGCTTTCAAGGATGTTCTTCTTCGCGGTATCGCCACGACTCACCGCCGAAATCCATCGATTTCTTCTCTCCCGCGTCAATTCTTCCCACTCTTCGCCTTGATTTGTGATAATCTTGGGTATTTTACTGAATTTTGCCTTGTGAATACCGCTTTTTCTTCCGCAACCGACCACAATACAGAGAACCATCTCGAACTCACACACTCGCGCCTtagatttgtttacatttgcggggcacaaagatggcggataacAACCGTTGCCATGGTCGgtgtcacgtgagtgaaaaccgaGAGAACGTAATTGGAGATTCAAATCCCCTCTTTGTCACCATAGAAGACGAAAAATCAGTGTCCATGATGGATTTTAAATGTGAACCATTTTTTGCTTAGTTGAAAATGTACAAATAGCTCTGTTGAGCAGCATTGCTCAACTTAAAGTTCAAGGGCCCCCAACCAGCAAATAAGCCAAAAGACTTTGAGTGTCATTTCTAGGCTGCTTGTAATGTATACAGAAAGTCTAAAAAGATGTTCTTATCACCTAGAACTGAAAAAggtgatctgttcggatatcttaagctgaaaattgaagtgtctgAAAATCCTAGGGAATGATAATCTTTACcacagaaattgctagctgaatgTTAACTTGTAAGAACTTCCAACCAAGCCATTTGATTATCCGAAACTGCTGCCGAAAGtgtcaaaaattgcaaaaatatcccttccgaaaacatGAGACTACTTTttcctggttgcgaatcttttaagtgatgttttagtaaataaATCTGTAGCtgagaaccgaaattcttagagcAGTtggactctcccgaacacatatctCACataagattatcgttgggtgcccctgttaagTTGTCGACAGATTTTATTTCACGCCGGTTCCTCCACTGGATTCGACGGGAGAGAAAAGCAACGGCTTTAAAACCTGCGGATGATATTCAATAGCACTGCTTGACGACTGTCAGATTTCCCGTGTTTTCGATCACTGGTTTAATTCCTCCAACGTGACAGCGCAATGGCTCTCGATCGGTAAAAAATTCCCATCCTCCCGTACAACAGTTTCTCTCCTTTGAGCATCTATGTCAATGTTCTAACGCGTTATAACTTCGAAGAAAGCAATCTCGATAAAAGTCATTACATATTaaaaaggctttattgagtCAATCCCCTTAGATTTATACCGAACTTTGTACTCTCACACTCAATCTTATGGAAGAAAGAGTGTGCTAATCGATAGATTTTATCGCAATTATAACCACACAAAAACTTATAATAAACCAGTATAAAAATATCATAATAGTCTACGTTTGTCTCTCCAAAATCTTGCACAAgccttgttttttttgtgtgtttagaCTTATAACGTTCCCAAGAAAAACTGGACACAATGCTTATTAAGCAATATTTTTGAGGCACAAATAAAgagtattattattttcaatacTGGCCAATTTTCACACACAATTATTCAACCACCTCACGGTCTCACAAAATCAGGGAGAAAATGCATTATTCTTTGTCAATCCAACATCGCTGCCTTTGACGAAGACAAAACTTTCTTCTGTACATTTCTTTCTAGAGAATGGCAATGCTTGCCTCGTGCAGATCCCAGAATCCTGTACTCATAACGTAGTATCCGATTACTGACGAATCATTTATTTGCGGATAGCACAACTTTCTCTAAATATTGGATCAGTTCCTCCAAGTCACGCAGTACAGTGGGATACGGTCGCATACTAAGACAGGGTATGACTAATTCGTCAACTAGAATACTAATAGGCCTAGTGATATATGAATGAACCACAATAGGCCTCCCAGCTATAGGTGACTTATGAATCTTCGGACTGAATAATAGAAAACTTAGCAGGATAAAACCCCTAGGGCTATCATCAAGGTTACGGAAAATCCTAActaaattggggggggggggggggggggggtagaaaACTAGAGTAACTGGTAACAAGTTTTCCT contains these protein-coding regions:
- the LOC137989997 gene encoding uncharacterized protein yields the protein MVLCIVVGCGRKSGIHKAKFSKIPKIITNQGEEWEELTRERRNRWISAVSRGDTAKKNILESERVCDRHFVSGKPAATWDKHNIDWVPTLNLGKMEFKGAEHKDQKQKASEERAERAKERRKRAIERQELEVAQKRKHLNVSGDRIVDLHFTEANTSTSTEDVEEETGLGIANTPEMELSEPSCSTSCATSDAENKAEENVLEPSKDAETQTEEFAYMFYRPTYQAPDREYFRSDDKVRFYTGLPSYQILVATLNHVAPYVSRRTQTLDPFQEFIIVLMKLRLNVPFQDLAYRFLVSVATVSRIFWAWIIAMDYRLCKLVYWPERENLWKTMPMCFRYAFGNKVTVIIDCFEVFIEKPTNLLARAQTFSNYKHHNTIKVVIGITPQGSISFVSEAWGGRTSDKFLTENCGFLNKLLPGDMVMADRGFTISESVGLKQAELAIPAFTKG
- the LOC137989996 gene encoding uncharacterized protein codes for the protein MDVRHICAPRSVKLYGNVSLFWVVLAFFELFCGCSMDLSPKIEEEEIKKFSSKIPVLSEYATALESHVKLRYLKKISVVGIDPFIIPYEEFNPECLPPIEQSDLFGYLVLQTSYYTNDQFKNYRSLEAYNQVVSGFVASVGGKIISGKYVVAAKVRHSQRMNDPLVNVWIITESEGAIISAHCSGCKAGLGESCSHVASAMMYIECWARINGKMACTEVKCSWLLPTYVNEVTYERVRDIDFTSAKKLKENLDIKIDSLDQHKAASRESQPNCHAQTAIPSQLASTEEMNKFLAALNLCEIKPVVLSVMDPYAEQFVVKSRNVPVLSDLYDLNNLELDYPELLQKCVGVKIMLSDEDIKVVEQDTREQAKGPGFFRHRAGRIGASVSGAVYHSNIAQPSQSLIKSVCYPHLYKVNSKAIRHGCKYEEYAINAYKTHMEKRHVNFQVLRCGLFINKQYPFLHATPDFLTSCDCCGLGCGEVKCPICIQDGDFDKYVQEKSSCLEKVDGTFMLKRKHNYYFQVQQQLFTLPERKFNDFVVCAIDSDKNAHLVIERIYPDPEHSNTVLPKLEAFWRICILPEILGRWFTRRCDVLTSVPNDNGICFCRGQNSENVVSCSNVECPYGKFHIACLSLSEVPTLKLWYCPHCCRLPQFKQSRRSMKGKQPSAVNQAAMMCSSICICNTKATPTDRLLECHGTACKKGKFFHLSCLGFKRMPNNSKTTWQCEYCRPKPNSNSKFFELTTSTSSATHASPVTPIATAVTVASDSNSDSEDEISITKETRGTVDKFRALANLDDSDYDIINDSSGWLTCDIVQAVQVLLQELNPLLEGLQRPTLGPIRNFDVVSGEFIQILHTGSDHWVCVSSIGCLPGKVHLYDSLFHDVISQEIEDQTNDLLSGNLIELQFVPVQQQTNNSDCGVFASAFAVSLALGTNPKHVTFYTSKMRPHLAVCLKAQKLSMFPVF